In Reichenbachiella agarivorans, one genomic interval encodes:
- a CDS encoding methyl-accepting chemotaxis protein, giving the protein MNWEIFFNSLHLFLQKLNESARFASAMGDGDLSKEYVALSDKDILGQSLLTLRKKLNDFIGETNEVVAKAGEEGDLIARIKEDGKSGVWKQMSSSINHLLDSVVTPILEINKIVNAMANGNLNNRYSLEAKGQIAELTLGLNTALDNMNALLWKINQSVMAIKDSSSEMLSTGEEMSSSTNEIAGAIGQMSNGAQTQVSRVDASSTLVEEMLRKFNEMRFKSDSINSAAKKGFEDSERGSAIAKGVVQNITQIADFSKKTTESMSVLTDRSNQISKVLGVITDIASQTNLLALNAAIEAAQAGEAGRGFAVVAEEIRKLAEGSRQSAREIEQLVNDVQHDTLEASKVIDTMNSSVKFSLDASIQASEVFDQIANASAETLQLSEQISESTNAQSESINKVVSITEEVVVIAEETAAGTEQIFKLCYGIVIWYE; this is encoded by the coding sequence ATGAATTGGGAGATTTTTTTCAATTCTCTTCATCTCTTTTTACAAAAGCTCAATGAATCTGCCCGATTTGCTTCTGCTATGGGGGATGGAGACTTGTCTAAGGAATATGTAGCACTAAGTGATAAAGATATTTTGGGTCAATCACTGCTGACACTTAGAAAGAAATTGAATGATTTTATAGGGGAGACCAATGAAGTCGTTGCAAAGGCGGGAGAGGAAGGTGATTTGATCGCTCGGATTAAAGAGGATGGCAAAAGCGGTGTGTGGAAACAAATGAGTTCATCGATCAATCATCTTTTGGATTCTGTTGTCACTCCCATTTTGGAAATAAACAAGATTGTTAATGCCATGGCAAATGGTAATCTCAATAATAGGTATTCATTGGAAGCAAAGGGACAAATAGCCGAATTGACTTTGGGATTAAATACGGCACTTGATAACATGAATGCACTTCTGTGGAAAATCAACCAGAGCGTTATGGCTATCAAAGACTCATCATCAGAGATGCTCAGCACGGGAGAGGAGATGAGTTCTAGTACCAATGAAATTGCAGGAGCGATTGGACAAATGAGCAATGGAGCACAAACACAGGTCTCTAGGGTTGACGCATCATCTACACTTGTAGAAGAAATGCTTAGAAAATTTAATGAGATGCGTTTCAAATCTGATTCGATTAATTCAGCAGCCAAAAAAGGTTTCGAAGATAGTGAACGGGGTTCAGCCATTGCCAAAGGTGTAGTACAGAATATAACTCAAATTGCTGATTTTTCTAAGAAGACCACAGAGTCAATGAGTGTGCTCACTGATCGATCCAATCAAATATCTAAAGTACTAGGAGTCATCACTGATATTGCTTCTCAAACTAACTTGCTGGCCCTGAATGCAGCTATTGAGGCTGCTCAAGCTGGTGAAGCAGGTAGAGGATTTGCAGTGGTAGCAGAAGAAATACGCAAGCTGGCAGAAGGGTCTCGTCAATCTGCAAGAGAAATTGAGCAACTTGTCAACGATGTGCAACATGATACTTTGGAGGCATCTAAAGTGATTGATACTATGAATAGCAGTGTCAAATTTAGCTTAGATGCTTCTATACAAGCCTCTGAAGTGTTTGACCAAATCGCAAATGCTTCTGCTGAGACTTTGCAGCTTTCTGAGCAGATATCTGAATCAACCAATGCCCAGTCAGAAAGCATCAACAAAGTTGTTTCCATTACAGAGGAGGTCGTAGTAATAGCAGAGGAGACGGCAGCCGGTACGGAGCAAATTTTCAAGCTCTGCTACGGAATTGTCATCTGGTATGAATAA
- a CDS encoding formimidoylglutamase: protein MDLKLFFNPIDESLKPESFDSDSLIQSIYINETKMPSLDAIDIAIIGINETGGSSQINDPGLRFIRKKLYGLKKGEGLCNIIDLGNLRNGTELDETYKRIQVVCQKLISKGILPLLIGGSHDLDIGQFLSYEEEEKMVSVLNVDSRFDISKKENNDANLNHFHQIFTHEPNYLFNYTQLGHQSYLVNPTAEKVLAQLGFHSLRLGAMRDDFKRVEPLIREADMLTFDLSAIQKIYCPGGDRSEVFGLTGEEACQIMWYAGMNDKLSSVGIYEYNPEKDSYDHQTAMVVATMIWYFIEGFKNRKGEKGFQTNDYVKYVVAMDVNPETIVFYKSRLSDKWWMEVPNINHKGVYDRSYIVPCDHADYQQATKGDVPERWIQTFTKLI, encoded by the coding sequence TAAAACTGTTTTTCAATCCCATCGACGAGAGTCTCAAACCAGAGAGCTTCGATAGTGACTCCCTCATACAATCCATATATATCAACGAAACCAAAATGCCAAGTTTGGATGCGATCGACATTGCGATCATTGGGATCAACGAAACAGGCGGGAGTTCGCAGATCAATGATCCAGGATTGAGATTCATCCGCAAAAAACTCTACGGACTAAAAAAAGGGGAAGGGCTCTGCAACATCATAGATCTAGGTAATCTCAGAAATGGAACAGAACTGGATGAAACGTACAAAAGAATTCAAGTAGTATGTCAAAAATTGATCTCTAAAGGAATCCTACCTCTACTCATAGGAGGTTCACATGACCTAGATATTGGGCAATTCCTCTCCTATGAAGAAGAGGAAAAAATGGTCAGTGTCCTCAATGTAGATTCTCGATTTGATATCTCCAAAAAGGAGAACAATGATGCTAACCTCAACCATTTCCATCAAATATTCACCCACGAACCCAATTACCTATTCAACTATACTCAATTAGGTCATCAGTCGTACTTAGTCAATCCTACCGCAGAAAAAGTATTGGCACAGCTGGGTTTTCATAGCTTGAGGCTAGGTGCGATGAGAGATGATTTCAAACGAGTGGAACCTCTGATCAGGGAAGCAGACATGCTCACTTTCGACCTGTCTGCCATTCAAAAAATATACTGTCCTGGGGGAGATCGCTCTGAAGTATTTGGACTAACGGGAGAAGAAGCTTGTCAAATCATGTGGTACGCTGGTATGAATGACAAGCTGAGTTCTGTTGGTATCTATGAGTACAATCCTGAGAAAGACAGCTATGACCATCAGACCGCAATGGTAGTAGCTACTATGATTTGGTACTTTATCGAAGGTTTCAAAAACAGAAAAGGTGAAAAAGGGTTTCAGACCAATGACTATGTCAAGTATGTAGTAGCCATGGATGTCAATCCAGAGACCATCGTATTTTACAAAAGTAGGCTATCCGATAAATGGTGGATGGAAGTGCCCAATATCAACCACAAGGGAGTCTACGACAGGAGCTACATTGTCCCATGTGATCACGCAGACTATCAGCAAGCAACCAAAGGAGATGTCCCTGAGCGTTGGATTCAGACTTTTACTAAATTGATCTAA